Below is a window of Hyphomonas neptunium ATCC 15444 DNA.
GGTACTCTCCAATATGCCCCTCACGGGGCCGGCAGGAGAACGGTATCGATGGCGTGGATCACGCCATTCGAAGCTTCAATATCGGGCAGGGTCACGGCGGCATTGTTGACGCGCACGCCCGAAATCGGGTCAGACGCATCAATCGCCAGCGGCCCGTTCAGCGTCTCCGCCGTCAGCTGCTGGCCGTCCAGATCCGCTGTCGTCAGCTTGGCGCCGGAAACCACATGCATCTTTACCAACGCCGCCAACTGGCTGCGATTGTCTGGCTGCATCAGGCGCTCCAGCGTGCCGGCGGGCATTTTTGCAAAGGCGGCATCGGTCGGCGCAAACACCGTGTACGGACCAGGGCCTTTCAGCTCATCGGCCAGCCCGGCCGCTTCGGCGGCAGACAGCAATGTGTTGAACGCGCCGGTATTGGCCGCGGCTTCGACCACATCGGTTTGGCCTTCGCCCTCTGCGCCGGTCCAGTACTGGGCAGGGTGGATCAGGTTTTGTGGGACAGGCCCGCCCGCCAGCGCAGGACCCGCCAGCAGCAGCGCGGCAAGGGCCGCAGGGATCAGCGTTTTCATGGCGTCCTCCTTTGAAGGTTTGGTATTCAGGCTTCGACGCCCGCTAACCCCATCAATGACAAGCGCGGCGGATGGTTCCCCGGCCTGTCCAAGGTTTAATGACGCGCTTGAAAGTCGGCCTACGGATTATCCTGCCGGCAGCAGCAGCGTATCGATCGCCAGGATCACGCCGTTGGACGCCCGAATATCCGGCCCGTCCACAGACACCGCATTCACCCACACGCCGGATGCCGGATCGGTGCCATCAATCGCCACCGGCCCGTTGAGCGTTTCGGCAGTAAACTGTTGCCCGCTCGCCTTTTCAGCCGTGATCACATCGCCGGCCACAACATGCATCTGCAGCAGGGCGATCAGCTGATCGCGGTTTTCCGGCTTCATCAGGGTTTCCATTGCCCCATCGGGCAGCTTGGCAAACGCGGCGTCGGTTGGCGCAAAGATCGTATAGGCGCCGGGCCCGCTGAGCGCTTCCTCCACGCCCGCTGCATTGATGGCAGACAGCAGCGTGGAAAATTTCCCGGCCTCCGAAGCCTTGGCCAGCAATGTGTCCGAAGGCTGGGCGGAAACAGCGGCAACGGCGCGCGCCTTTCCAAGACCGATACTGGCATTCATGCTTCCGGCGGCGTCAGATTCAGCCAGCGCGGGCAGGGCGATCATAAGGGCCGCAGAAGCGGCAGCAATCAGCGTCTTCATCATCAGTCCTCCGGCAGCCACCGTCGAGAATTCGTTTCTTTCAGGTTAAAAACGACCGCCACGAAGATTCGTTCCCGGTGTATTTTCAGATTCTCTCCTGAGGCGAATATTTTCCGCCCGTTACGCCAGTGCCTTGCAAAAAAAATGCCTGGGCATTGCGGCCCAGGCACAGGTTCAGATGGAGGGGAAGGCGTCAGGCCCAGTGTGTCAGGCCAGTGTCAGCTGGCGGGCAGCAACACCGTGTCGATCACATGGATGATGCCGTTGCTGGTCTTGATGTCGGCGGTCGTCACGGTCGCGCCATTCACGGTCACGCCATCGGTCCCGTCGATTGAAACCGTGCCATTCATCGTTTCGGCGTCCATCACCTTGCCGGCGAGATCCTTGGATTTCACCTTGCCGGAGATCACGTGCATTTTCAGGATACCGGCCAGGGCGTCCTTGTTTTCCGGCAGCAGCAGCGACTCAACCGTGCCTGCGGGCAGCTTGGCAAAGGCTTCATCGGTGGGCGCAAACACGGTCAGCGGGCCTTCGCCCTTCAGCGCGTCCACGAGGCCTGCCGCCTCGGCTGCTGCCAGCAGCGTAGTGAAGCTGCCAGCCGCCGCAGCGGTTTCAACGATGTCGGTGGTGGGCTTCTCATAGCCGGCCTTCTCGGCCTTCTCGCCTTTTTCATGCTTGCCGCCATGATGGTCAGCGGCGGCGGGCAGGGCGATCAGCAGCGCGGCGGCTGCCGCAGAAATAAACATCTTCATGGGTAAATCCTGTCTTCAAACGGGCGCTGGAAGGATGTCCAACTGGTATCGTGTACGGCGCGCGATAGAAAATGGGTCACTCCCTTTCCAATGTTTAATGATTTCAGGGCCGGAACCCCCATCAATCCTGCCCGTAGTGTCGATAACCTTCACGCGCTTGTCAGAAACCCTCTCTGTCCAAGCCGCGCGGATGCCTGCTATAAACAGAGTTGCTCATGAGCCTTTGGACAACACTCCTCGAAAGTGGCCGGCGCCTGTTCGACCATGGTCCTGACCCCGACCCCGCGCCGGGGCCTGACGCCTGCGCGCCCGATCCCAACGACATTGGCTTCACCGCCGCCGTGGTCGGTCTGGGCGCCAAGATGGCGATGGCCGATGGCCAGGTCACAGACCGGGAGATCATGGTTTTCGCCCGCGTCTTCCGCGCCCCGCCGGAAGAAGCTGAGAATGTCCGCCGGGTGTTCAATCTCGCCCGCCAGACGGTCAAAGGCTACGAATCCTATGCCCGCCGCATTGGCCGGCGCTACAGCCACCGCCCCTGCCTGCTGGAGGGTGTGCTCGATGGCCTGTTCCAGATTGCGGGCGCCGACGGGGTCATCACCCAGCCGGAACTCCAATATCTGCGCACCGTGTCAGACGCCTTCGGCTTCAGCGAGGCCACTTTCCGCCGCATCCGCGCCAGCCATCTGGGGCCCGACCGGGACGATCCCTATCACGTGCTCGGCGTCGCCCATGACGCTGAGTTTACCGACATCCGCTCCGCCTATCGCCGCCTGATGGCCGACCACCATCCAGACCGGATCGTGCAGATGGGCGCCCCGCGTGAATTTGAAGGCAGCGTCCATGCCAAGGCCGCGGCAATAACCGCCGCTTACGCTCAGATCCGGGCCGAGCGCGGCCTGCTCGTGCGCCAGGATTAACCGTCTTTGCCCCTGATGGCACACAGATTGCCTCACCTGCGTTGACGCTCCGCCATCATCGCGCCATTTTAAGGGGTGAAAGTGAAATCCATGGTACACACACGCGCCCCTTCCGACCCGGTTGCCAGCCTGATCTGCGCCCTGCGGGCAGGGGTGGCCCTGATGGCACAGCTGCTCGCCGGGCTGATGCTGATCCTGGTGGCGGGCCTCGTCGCCCTGGTCACGGCCATAGCCGGCCTGACCCTCGCGGCGGTTGCCATCACCATGCGCCTCTCCGCCTCGCGCCAGGCGCGCGGCGCGCGGCGCTCAACCGCCCCGGACGAGGCGATCACACTGGACGCCCGCCCCACCCCTCGCGGCTGGACGGTCGAGTAGCTTCCTAATCCAGAAGAAAACGTCACAAAAAAACCCGCGAGCCATCTCGCGGGTTTTTTGTTTTCGCGTGTTCGGGGCTGCCTAGCGGTCAAACAGCTTCGACACGCTCTCTTCATTGGCAATCCGGCGGATCGCTTCGCCCAGCAGGGGAGAGATCGGAAGCACGCGGATATTCTTCGATTTCAGCGCATGTTCAGACGGCTGGATCGTGTCGGTCATCACCAGCTCGTCGAGCACCGATTTCTCGATCCGCTCCACGGCTGAGCCCGACAGCACCCCATGCGTCACATAGGCTGAAACCGAACTTGCGCCATGCTCCTTCAGCGCGGCGGCGGCGTTCGCCAGCGTGCCGCCACTGTCGCACATATCGTCCAGCATGATGCAGCGCGCCCCGCGCACATCGCCGATAATGTTCATCACTTCCGATTTGCCCGCTTCCGGACGGCGCTTGTCGACAATCGCCAGGTCGGCATCATCCAGCCGCTTGGCCAGCGAGCGCGCCCGCACCACGCCGCCCACATCAGGCGAGACCACAATGATCTTTTCCTTGCCGTAACGCTCCTTGATGTCGTCCACCATCACAGGCCCGCCAAAGAGGTTATCGGTCGGAATGTCGAAAAAGCCCTGGATCTGCCCGGCATGCAGGTCGACCGTCAAAACCCGGTCAGCGCCTGCCGTCGAGATGAGATTTGCCACCAGCTTGGCCGAAATCGGCGTGCGGCCATCGGTTTTGCGGTCCTGCCTTGCATAGCCGAAATAGGGGATCACAGCGGTAATGCGCCGGGCCGAGGCGCGCCGCAGCGCGTCCATCATGATCAACAGCTGCATCAGATTATCGTTGGCCGGATAGGAGGTCGACTGAATGACGAACACATCCTCCCCGCGCACATTCTCATCAATCCGGACAAAGATTTCCTGGTCAGCGAAGGTTTTCACCTCCGAGCGGGTCAGCCGCATGTCGAGATAATCGGCAATGGCGTCAGACAGCGGCCGGTTTGCATTGCAGGAAATCAGCTTCATGGGGTCGCTCTCTTCTGGCCGGCCGGGTTCGCGACGCTTTTGTAACAGGCAGCCGCGAGTCGCAAGCCACAGGATTCTGGAATCCGCAGCAGATCAGGCCCCATCCGGCCAAATCGGCCCTTATCAGGCCAGCAGAACGATGCCTGCGGCATTCCGGCCATAATCAGGCTCGCCGCGCAGATTGCGGCGGCGGTTGGAGAAATAGGTCTCTTCCATCGCGCAGGTGTCATGCCCCAGATTGAAAACCGCGCCGGTGCCCGCCCGCTCCAGCTGCCGCGCGCAATAGCCGGGCAGGTCAAACTGAAACCGGTCGCCCTTGCCGGGAATGAACAGATCTTCGCTGCCCCCGTCCTGGCTGAGGAACGTCTCGCGGAATTCCGGCCCCACTTCGTAGCTCGCCTGCTGGATCGTCGGCCCGATCGCCGCGCGGATGCGCTCGCGTTTCGCGCCTAACCGCTCCATCGCCGCCAGCGTCTGCCCCAGAACGCCGCCAATCGCGCCCTTCCAGCCCGCATGCGCCGCGCCGATCACGCCCGCCTCTGGGTCCGCAAAAAGGACGGGCGTGCAGTCCGCAGACAGGATGCAGAGCCCGAGCTCCGGCCGGTCTGTCACCATCGCATCGGCCTTTGGCCGCTCGCTCCACGGCGCCGTCACCGTCACCACGTCCGGCGAATGTACCTGATAACAGGAGAGCAGCCATTTCGCCCCCAGCGCCCCGGCAATCCGCGCCCGGTTTTCCGCGATATTGCGCGGATCATCGCCCGATCCCTCGCCGGAATTGAGGCTCTCGTAAATCCCGCCGGAAACCCCGCCTTTGCGGCCGAAGTAACCATGGGATAGCCCGGAAACACCGGAGAGCAGGGGGGCGGTGGCAAATGGCGGATGCATGCCATCCGTGCTGCCGGGCGCGGCGCCGCCCGTCAAGACCCGTCGCGGCCCACGTCCCGGCGCGCCAAAACATGTCGCTCTGGCATAGTCAAATCGCCGCTTGTCTGCTACGTGCGCGCCAAACCCACCAGACAGCGCCCGTTTTTCCTCCCGAACGCCGCCCGCCGGAAAGCCTGACCCTATGACCACGCACCTCGAAAAGATGCGCAACATTGCCATCATCGCCCACGTTGACCATGGCAAGACCACGCTCGTTGACGAACTCCTGAAACAATCCGGAACCTTCCGCGCCAACGAAAAGACGGCCGAGCGGATGATGGACTCCAACGATCTGGAGAAAGAACGCGGCATCACCATCCTCGCCAAGACAACCTCGGTCGAGTGGAATGGCTACCGCATCAACATCGTCGACACCCCCGGCCACGCCGACTTCGGCGGTGAGGTGGAGCGTATTCTCGACATGGTGGACGGCGTGATCGTCCTCGTCGACTCGGCCGAAGGCCCCATGCCGCAGACCAAATTCGTGGTCTCCAAGGCCCTGAAGCTCGGCCTGCGCCCCATCGTGGCCATCAACAAGATCGACAAGGCCGAGCGCCGCGTGGACGAAGTGCTCAACGAAGTCTTCGATCTTTTCGCAAATCTCGACGCCACCGATGAGCAGCTCGATTTCCCCGTCCTCTACGGCTCGGGCAAGATGGGCTGGATGTCGACCCAGTATGAAGAAGTTCGCCCCAACATGGACGAACTCTTCCAGCTGGTCGTGGACCATGTGCCGACCCCAAAAGTGGCAGAGGGCCCGTTCCGGTTCCTCGCCACCACCATTTCGGCAGACCCTTTCCTCGGCCGCATCCTCACCGGCCGGATCCTCTCTGGCTCGATCAAGCCGAACCAGTCGATCAAGGTCCTCGCGCGCGATGGCCAGCTCGTCGAGCAGGGCCGCATCTCCAAAGTCCTCGCCTTCCGCGGCCTTGAGCGCGTGCCGGTCGATGAGGCCTCCGCCGGCGACATCGTCTCCCTGGCCGGCATGACCAAGGCCAACGTCGCCGACACCTTCTGCGATCCGTCGGTCACCGAGCCGCTCGCCGCCCAGCCGATCGACCCGCCTACCATCTCGATGACCTTCCGCGTCAACGACAGCCCGCTGGCCGGCACCGAAGGCACCAAAGTCACCTCGCGCCTCATCTGGGACCGTCTCCTGAAAGAAGCCGAAGGCAACGTCGCCCTGAAGGTAGACCGTGCCACCGACGCCGAAGCTTTCACCGTTTCCGGCCGGGGCGAGCTTCAGCTCTCCGTCCTTATCGAGACGATGCGCCGCGAAGGCTTCGAACTGGGCGTCGCCCGCCCGCAGGTCCTGATGCAGGAAGGCCCGAACGGCGAAAAGCTGGAGCCGATCGAGGAAGTCATCATCGATGTCGATGACGACCATTCCGGCATCGTCGTTCAGAAAATGAACGAGCGCAAAGCCGAGATGCTCGACATGCGCCCTTCCGGCGTTGGCCGCACGCGCCTTGTCTTCCACGCGCCCACGCGCGGCCTGATCGGCTATCAGGGCGAGCTGCTGTCGGATACCCGCGGCACCGCCATCATGAACCGCATCTTCCACGAATACCTGCCCCACAAAGGCAAGATCCAGGGCCGCCACACCGGCGTTCTGATCGCCATGGAGCAGGGAGAGGCCGTTGCCTTCGCGCTCTGGAACCTCGAAGACCGTGGCCCGATGATGATCCATCCCGGCGACAAGGTGTATGGCGGCATGATCGTGGGCGAACACAACCGCGACAACGATCTGGAAGTGAACGTCCTCAAGGGCAAGAAGCTCACCAACATGCGCGCGTCGGGTACGGATGAAGCCGTCCGCCTCACCCCGCCGCTGATGATGACGCTGGAAAAATCCCTGGCTTACATCGCCGATGACGAACTCGTGGAAGTCACGCCCAAGAATATCCGCCTGCGGAAAATCTGGCTCGACCCCAATGACCGCAAACGCCGCTCCAAACAAACCGCCGACGCTTAAGTCCGCGCCCGGCAGTTATCCCGGTTCTATCCCATCAGTTCATAACTGATGGGATAGCTGGCGCATTGCGCGCCCGCGGGCAGCTTGCGGGCCAGCGCCCGATCAAAGCGTGCGGTTTTCATTGCCGCCTCGGCAGACTCGGCAAAGGCTTTGTAGGTGCAGCGCGCGTCCAGATTGACCGGCGCGCCAGACGCGTCGACATCAAACCGCACCAGACAATCATCTTCATATCCGGCCTGTGCTTCAGTCGGCGGATAATCCGGCCGGGGATAGACAGCCGCTTCAACCGCGACAGGGCAGGCCATGGCAAGGGGTGGCGGCGGGGCGCCGCGCGCCGCGCATCCCGCCAGCGCCAGACCCGCAAGTAAAAGCCCCGCAAGTAAGAGACCCGTTCGTTTCATGTGATCTGCCTCCCTCAGGCGAGGTTAGCCAAAGCGAATGTGCTGTCAACCATAAGGCGTAACGCTGCGGGCGGAAAATCCGGGGCCAGCATCGGCCCCCCGCCGGGAACCTTCCCGCGCCCGGCGCGTTTAAGCTCCGAACACAATCTGTGTGTGGAGAGCCCCCATGTCGTCTTTTACGATTTATCTGATCGGTTTCCTGCTGTTTGTTGCAGGCCTTGCCTATGGCGCCTTCCTTCTGGGCGTAGCCCTCGTCTGGATCGGCGTCGGCGCCATCACGCTGATCGGCCTCGGCATGGTTCTGGGCGTCGGCAAGACCCGCCAGAAAGACCAGACCCCCACAAGCGAATAATCCCGCGGTCCATCCCGCTGACTTCCCGGACGCCACCCCCGCGGTGCTCCGGGATTTTTTTGGGCCGGCTTTATTCTTCCGGCGCAGAATCTTCAGAAGTAATCTCTTCAGAGATAGTCTCTTCCGCCAAACTCGCGCCCTCAGACGCCTCCGCCTCAACCGCTTCAGCCTCCACCGCCAGCGCATCCTCCGGCGCGGCCATCAGGCATCCCGCGTCCAGCCCCGCCTCGCACGCAATCGCATAAAGCCGCCCGGCGCCGTCAACATCCACCCGCCCGCCCACGCCATTGCGCCGCATGTCCGCCCCCTGAAGGCAGGCTTCGACAATGCCCGCCATGCACGTTTCGGAAAACAGGAACCGCGCCCGCGACATTTCCAGCGCGTCGGTATCCAGCCCGCTCCCGCTGCCGATCCCGGCGTCATACATCATCCAGCCCAGCTCATAGCAGCCCTTCACCGATCCTTCCGTACAGATCACAGAGAATATCCGCCGCGCGCGCACCCGGTCTTCGGCGCCCCCGGTGCCATCGCGCAACCAGGCAGCAAACATCTCGCACGCCTCCATCTCGCCCCGGCCGCACGCCTCGCCCATGGCCCGGCGCTCCTCCGCCAGCAGAAGGTCTTCTTCCGAAGGCGCCGCTGCCGGCTCTGCCGTCTCAGTTGAAAACAGCGCGTCTTCGCCTTCCGCTGCCGCCATCTCAGCCTCCGGCGTCACATCGCTCACCGGCGTCCCGAAATCGAGATCGGGCAGCGCCTCGCTGGCAAAGCCGGTAAAAGGGTCTTCCGCAGGCGGCGCAATCACGCCCACGATGACGGCTTCGTCTGCCGCCGCAGCTTGCCCTTCGGCAGGCGGGGGCAGGGGCGCGCCGGCATCCTCCGCAGGCAGATCACCTGCCGCGATGCCCGCGCGGTCACAGCCCTGCGCCGCGCCCAGCGCGCAGGCCCTGGTATAGGCCGCCAGCGCGCCCTCGCTGTCGGTCTCTCCGAAATCAGGAAATTCCAGCTCCCCGCCAAGGCGCAGACAGGCCGCCGCCTCGCCCAGGTCACAGGCCTGGCTGAACAGCGCCAGCGCGCCGGCCTCGCCCTCGGCCCCATATTGCTGCGCGCCCAGCGCTAAACAGGCTGCGCCATCATCGTCGGCGCAGGCGCCCGCCAGGTCTTCGCCGGTGCCAATGCCCACGCCAGGGCCCTGCGCCCACATTCCGGGCGCAAACCCACACATAGCCAGCAGGGCCAGAAAGCCCACAAGTCTGAAGTGTCGCGGCATAGGCTCCCCGCTTATCGGCCCGGCGCCATATTGTCGGGCTCGCCTGCGGGGTCAACTCTTGGTGCCCCGGCGCGTGCCCTGGCGCGGGCCGGACAAAGGGGCTGGAGTGAGGGGCCCCCCTTGGCCTGGATGACCCCTCCAACGCCAAAGACCGGGAGGAAACAATGGTCTGGCGTTGTTCCGGAAACAACAGGTGGCGGGGCGCGGCGCCGGGAAGCGCGCCGCAGACTCTCAAAGGCCGATTACGGGGCCGATTACAGGAACAGGCGCGAGCGCCCTGATCGGGGGATCAGGGCGCAAAACGTTCAGTTGGCGAGCGCGTAGTCCACGGCCGCAAGGCGCTGGAACTCAGGCGCAACGGCCTGGCCAGCATCGCTGACATCCGCATGGATCTGCTGTACAGCCGATTTCACCAGCGTATCGGCGCAGGTGGTGTCGACATACACGCTGCCGATGGCGGGCATGCGCTGCGAGCAGACTTTGCGGGCTTCCCGCTTCAGCTCGCTGACGAGGGTGGCAGCGCCGGCTTCGCTGGTCAGCGCGGCAGGGTCATAGTCCATCTTCAGGGTCACTTCTTTCAGCGACTCTGCGGCGGCAACAGGGGTGAGAACCATGGCAGCGGCCAGGATCATCGAAGTAGCTTTCAGCATTGATTTAGTCCTTCAGAGTTAGCGCCGGTCTCGCCGGCTGAAACTCCTCCCGCAACGCGTCCAGGGATTTTTCCTGCTCCGGTTCGGTCATCGCAGTCCCGGTGGACGGGGCTGCGCGCCGTGGCCTTGACCGGAGCGGCCTGGCTCATGCTGCAATGCAACAATTAGCGTGCGTCTGCGACAGCGCAATGACAGCCTTCCCCCCTCAGGCGAATTGCAGTCCTTCGCGCTGCAATTGCCACCCCCGCAGGCAAGACTGCCCAAGATTTGAACATAAGGAACACGAACCCACCCCGAATGGCGGGAAAGTCAGGCGAGTCCTGCGCCGCGCCAGCGCCGCAGGTCACCTCTGGCAAAAACTGTCCCAAAGTGTCCCGGACTGTCCTGGATCTGTCCCGCATGTGTCCGGGATTGTCCCGGCCGTGTCCGGCTTTGTCCGTCTGTGGCGCGCCGGGGAAGGGGGATAGGCGCCGGGTCTATCCCCGCGCCCCGCCGCTCGCGCGCCTTGTTTTCCTGAAACTCTTCCCCCGCCCCAATCCGCCGGGGACCCGGAAAACGGCATTCTAAGGGTCATGGCGCTCACCTGGACCACCCCCATCAACAGCCTGATCCGCTTTGCCCAGATGATGGCAGAGCGTCTGGCCATGGGGCTGGCCGAACGCCTCGGCATTGGCCGCTTCGGATACACCGTCTTCCTGCCCCGCGAGGAACACGCGAAGCTCGACGCCGAAATCAATTATATCGAATGCCTCACGCGCCGGGCGCTGTTCCTCATCGCTGCCACCTTCGGCGCGCTGCCGCCGCTGGACCCTCCCGCAAGCCCGGCGCCCCCTGCGGCCACCGGGGCAATGCCGCCGTCCTCACCCGCGCTACCGGGCGCGCGCCGCCCGCTGCGCTTTCGCCTCACCGAAACCGCCAGGGCCCGCACCCGCGAAACACGGCTTCATGAGCAACCTGCTGAGGCCGATGGAGCTACGTCCCCGCGAGAGGCGCCCACGCCCCGGACGGCCACGCTGCTGCCAGCCGCCCAGCTCGTGCGCCGCTATCAGGCGCTGGAAACCGTGTTTGAAAATCCCTGGCCCCATATCGAGCGCATGCGCCGCCTGATCTGGGAAAAGCCAGGCCGGCTATTGCCATCCAGCCCACAGGCAGACGCGCCCGGCGCGCATATCCCAAGAATAAACCGCCGCATCCTGCGCTTGCTGCAGGGGCAGGTCGAGCGCGCGGCGCAAAGGCTCGAGACCGGCTAAACGCCCCGCCGAGACCGCAAGGCCGCTGCCAGCGTGCCATCATCGAGATGATCCAGCTCACCGCCCACGGGAACCCCGTGCGCGAGCCGCGTCACATCCACGCCTTTTCCGGCCAGCAGGTCGGCCACATAATGCGCCGTGGTCTGACCATCCACTGTTGCATTGAGCGCCAGGATCACCTCGCGCACCCCGCCGGCGTCGACGCGGGCGACAAGGCTGGCAATGCCCAGATCTTCCGGCCCGATCCCGTCAATCGCCGACAGCGCGCCGCCCAGAACATGATAGCGCCCCCGGAACGAGCCGCCCCGTTCCAGCGCCCACAGGTCGGGCACATCTTCCACAACACAGATGATCCCGTCATCGCGCCCCGGCATCTGGCATACGGCGCAAGGCTGCACGGTATCGAAGTTGCCGCAGGTCGCGCATTTCTGGATCTTCGCGCCCGCTTCGGCCAGCGCCTCGGCCAGCGGTTTCAGCAGCGTGTCATTGCGCTTGAGCAGATGCAACGCCACCCGCCGCGCCGACCGCGGCCCAAGGCCCGGAAGCTTCGCGATCAGATCAATCAGGCGCAAAAGTTCAGGACCGGCAGAACGCTGTGACATGGGTTGGCCTTCTGCCTGAGTCTGAGGGGTATGTCATCCCGGCCCGGGCTTACTCCTCTCCCGCTCAGCGGGAGAGGAGGGGCCCATCGCAAAGCGATGGGAGGTGAGGGCCTTCCCTCTTCCCTAAAACGGCAGCTTGAACCCCGGCAGCATCCCGCCAAACCCGGCCGTGGCCGTCTTCATCGCGTCTTCCATCGCCTGGTCCAGCCGCTTGCGCGCGTCCGAATGGGCTGCCTTGATCAGGTCTTCCACGATCTCCGGATCGTCCCCCATCAGGCTTTTGTCGATGGTTACCGAGATCAGCTCGCCCTTGCCGCGCAGCTTCACGCGCACAAGGCCGGCCCCGGCAACGCCGTCGGCTTCGGTATTCTCGATTTTCTGCTGCACTTCCGCCATCTTGGCCTGCATGGCCTGGGCTTGCTGCATGATCTGGGCGAGGTCTTTCATGGTGATCGGGTCTCCGTCAGGCCGGCCGGCGGGTTTTCAAGGGTATAACGTTGCTGGTCACATCGCCCTCGCCGCCCTCCATTTCAAGCAGTTCAGGCGGATCTTCTACATCCAGGATGATGGCGCCGGGTATCAGGGCCAGCGCGGCTGCCACCCGTGGGTC
It encodes the following:
- the pgeF gene encoding peptidoglycan editing factor PgeF, translating into MHPPFATAPLLSGVSGLSHGYFGRKGGVSGGIYESLNSGEGSGDDPRNIAENRARIAGALGAKWLLSCYQVHSPDVVTVTAPWSERPKADAMVTDRPELGLCILSADCTPVLFADPEAGVIGAAHAGWKGAIGGVLGQTLAAMERLGAKRERIRAAIGPTIQQASYEVGPEFRETFLSQDGGSEDLFIPGKGDRFQFDLPGYCARQLERAGTGAVFNLGHDTCAMEETYFSNRRRNLRGEPDYGRNAAGIVLLA
- a CDS encoding fasciclin domain-containing protein, giving the protein MKMFISAAAAALLIALPAAADHHGGKHEKGEKAEKAGYEKPTTDIVETAAAAGSFTTLLAAAEAAGLVDALKGEGPLTVFAPTDEAFAKLPAGTVESLLLPENKDALAGILKMHVISGKVKSKDLAGKVMDAETMNGTVSIDGTDGVTVNGATVTTADIKTSNGIIHVIDTVLLPAS
- the typA gene encoding translational GTPase TypA: MTTHLEKMRNIAIIAHVDHGKTTLVDELLKQSGTFRANEKTAERMMDSNDLEKERGITILAKTTSVEWNGYRINIVDTPGHADFGGEVERILDMVDGVIVLVDSAEGPMPQTKFVVSKALKLGLRPIVAINKIDKAERRVDEVLNEVFDLFANLDATDEQLDFPVLYGSGKMGWMSTQYEEVRPNMDELFQLVVDHVPTPKVAEGPFRFLATTISADPFLGRILTGRILSGSIKPNQSIKVLARDGQLVEQGRISKVLAFRGLERVPVDEASAGDIVSLAGMTKANVADTFCDPSVTEPLAAQPIDPPTISMTFRVNDSPLAGTEGTKVTSRLIWDRLLKEAEGNVALKVDRATDAEAFTVSGRGELQLSVLIETMRREGFELGVARPQVLMQEGPNGEKLEPIEEVIIDVDDDHSGIVVQKMNERKAEMLDMRPSGVGRTRLVFHAPTRGLIGYQGELLSDTRGTAIMNRIFHEYLPHKGKIQGRHTGVLIAMEQGEAVAFALWNLEDRGPMMIHPGDKVYGGMIVGEHNRDNDLEVNVLKGKKLTNMRASGTDEAVRLTPPLMMTLEKSLAYIADDELVEVTPKNIRLRKIWLDPNDRKRRSKQTADA
- a CDS encoding ribose-phosphate pyrophosphokinase, with product MKLISCNANRPLSDAIADYLDMRLTRSEVKTFADQEIFVRIDENVRGEDVFVIQSTSYPANDNLMQLLIMMDALRRASARRITAVIPYFGYARQDRKTDGRTPISAKLVANLISTAGADRVLTVDLHAGQIQGFFDIPTDNLFGGPVMVDDIKERYGKEKIIVVSPDVGGVVRARSLAKRLDDADLAIVDKRRPEAGKSEVMNIIGDVRGARCIMLDDMCDSGGTLANAAAALKEHGASSVSAYVTHGVLSGSAVERIEKSVLDELVMTDTIQPSEHALKSKNIRVLPISPLLGEAIRRIANEESVSKLFDR
- a CDS encoding fasciclin domain-containing protein, coding for MKTLIPAALAALLLAGPALAGGPVPQNLIHPAQYWTGAEGEGQTDVVEAAANTGAFNTLLSAAEAAGLADELKGPGPYTVFAPTDAAFAKMPAGTLERLMQPDNRSQLAALVKMHVVSGAKLTTADLDGQQLTAETLNGPLAIDASDPISGVRVNNAAVTLPDIEASNGVIHAIDTVLLPAP
- a CDS encoding sel1 repeat family protein; protein product: MPRHFRLVGFLALLAMCGFAPGMWAQGPGVGIGTGEDLAGACADDDGAACLALGAQQYGAEGEAGALALFSQACDLGEAAACLRLGGELEFPDFGETDSEGALAAYTRACALGAAQGCDRAGIAAGDLPAEDAGAPLPPPAEGQAAAADEAVIVGVIAPPAEDPFTGFASEALPDLDFGTPVSDVTPEAEMAAAEGEDALFSTETAEPAAAPSEEDLLLAEERRAMGEACGRGEMEACEMFAAWLRDGTGGAEDRVRARRIFSVICTEGSVKGCYELGWMMYDAGIGSGSGLDTDALEMSRARFLFSETCMAGIVEACLQGADMRRNGVGGRVDVDGAGRLYAIACEAGLDAGCLMAAPEDALAVEAEAVEAEASEGASLAEETISEEITSEDSAPEE
- a CDS encoding molecular chaperone DjiA, with the protein product MSLWTTLLESGRRLFDHGPDPDPAPGPDACAPDPNDIGFTAAVVGLGAKMAMADGQVTDREIMVFARVFRAPPEEAENVRRVFNLARQTVKGYESYARRIGRRYSHRPCLLEGVLDGLFQIAGADGVITQPELQYLRTVSDAFGFSEATFRRIRASHLGPDRDDPYHVLGVAHDAEFTDIRSAYRRLMADHHPDRIVQMGAPREFEGSVHAKAAAITAAYAQIRAERGLLVRQD
- a CDS encoding YbaB/EbfC family nucleoid-associated protein — its product is MKDLAQIMQQAQAMQAKMAEVQQKIENTEADGVAGAGLVRVKLRGKGELISVTIDKSLMGDDPEIVEDLIKAAHSDARKRLDQAMEDAMKTATAGFGGMLPGFKLPF
- a CDS encoding energy transducer TonB; this encodes MKRTGLLLAGLLLAGLALAGCAARGAPPPPLAMACPVAVEAAVYPRPDYPPTEAQAGYEDDCLVRFDVDASGAPVNLDARCTYKAFAESAEAAMKTARFDRALARKLPAGAQCASYPISYELMG
- a CDS encoding UrcA family protein, producing MLKATSMILAAAMVLTPVAAAESLKEVTLKMDYDPAALTSEAGAATLVSELKREARKVCSQRMPAIGSVYVDTTCADTLVKSAVQQIHADVSDAGQAVAPEFQRLAAVDYALAN
- a CDS encoding fasciclin domain-containing protein — encoded protein: MMKTLIAAASAALMIALPALAESDAAGSMNASIGLGKARAVAAVSAQPSDTLLAKASEAGKFSTLLSAINAAGVEEALSGPGAYTIFAPTDAAFAKLPDGAMETLMKPENRDQLIALLQMHVVAGDVITAEKASGQQFTAETLNGPVAIDGTDPASGVWVNAVSVDGPDIRASNGVILAIDTLLLPAG
- the recR gene encoding recombination mediator RecR, with product MSQRSAGPELLRLIDLIAKLPGLGPRSARRVALHLLKRNDTLLKPLAEALAEAGAKIQKCATCGNFDTVQPCAVCQMPGRDDGIICVVEDVPDLWALERGGSFRGRYHVLGGALSAIDGIGPEDLGIASLVARVDAGGVREVILALNATVDGQTTAHYVADLLAGKGVDVTRLAHGVPVGGELDHLDDGTLAAALRSRRGV